TATGCAAGTACGTCACAAGTGACTTGAGTAAGTCATCATAAACAATTACCTCAATATGGTGGCATGCCCTGGTAAGCCGGAAGTCTAGGCCCTGGACCTGCAGGGTGGTTTGGCTGGGTCGGATACGCCGATTGGATCCCATAGTTCCCACTATCAGGATAACCGCCAGAGCTCTGCATCCCCAAGCTACTAGGGGGCATTCTGTATCCACCAGCATTACCCATGCCTCCACCAAACTCACCGCCCCCAGCTCCAGCACCACCTACTCCGTCGTACACTGATGCACCACCTCCATATCCACCACCATAACCTTGCCCTCCTGGTCCTCCGGGCCCACCCATTGCAGTGTTGTAACCTACATTCTGATGCACCATTCCAGCCTGCTGTGGTGGCTGAGGCATATTAGGTCCTGGGCCATATCCCATATAACCTCCCATACCATAATTCCGTGCCGGCATACCCATAGGCCCCGAATTCGGCATACCAGGAACCATTCCACCCTGCGGTCCAACATTTGGCTTCTGTTTCTTGTTATCTGTAGCCAACTTACACACAACCTGATGACCATCAATAGTTTTCATGGGGTCTACCAACGATGCCTTCGCACCCTCCTCTGTCTTATAAACGAAAAAGGCAAAACCCTTTGCTTTTCCAGTCTGCTTGTCAAATCCTAATGGTCCTTCCTCGATCTCGCCGTACATCGAAAAATGAGCCAATAATCTCTCGGAGGAAATCTCAAACGGGATATTACCAACATAAATCTTCCTCAATGCTACATCAGAGGAATGAGAATTACCtgaattgccggcggcggcaaGCTGCGTCACCGTCATCCGCCCATCAATCTTCTTATTCGCCTCCTTCAAAGCCAATATCGCAGCATCGATGTGCTTAAACGTCACAAACCCATAACCCTTCGATTTCCCAGAATTCTTATCCGTAATGACGATAGAATTCGCTTCATCCAGCTCCCC
The genomic region above belongs to Salvia miltiorrhiza cultivar Shanhuang (shh) chromosome 5, IMPLAD_Smil_shh, whole genome shotgun sequence and contains:
- the LOC130985434 gene encoding UBP1-associated protein 2C-like, giving the protein MDLTKKRKADENGRAYPLTADLGNPLAVVPPSSMGILAPEDAEKILEPFTKEQLLPILRAAVLRHPDVLEAVRAVADADPVQRKLFIRGLGWETTTEKLRQVFSAYGELDEANSIVITDKNSGKSKGYGFVTFKHIDAAILALKEANKKIDGRMTVTQLAAAGNSGNSHSSDVALRKIYVGNIPFEISSERLLAHFSMYGEIEEGPLGFDKQTGKAKGFAFFVYKTEEGAKASLVDPMKTIDGHQVVCKLATDNKKQKPNVGPQGGMVPGMPNSGPMGMPARNYGMGGYMGYGPGPNMPQPPQQAGMVHQNVGYNTAMGGPGGPGGQGYGGGYGGGASVYDGVGGAGAGGGEFGGGMGNAGGYRMPPSSLGMQSSGGYPDSGNYGIQSAYPTQPNHPAGPGPRLPAYQGMPPY